The genomic window CTGCCTATTACTGGATCTAGCTTTTCCTCACCAGCTAAGGCAGTTAAGTCTCTACCAAATTTATTTAGGGTAGGAGTATTACTTGCTTTATGAGGACCGCTTCCTTGCCCCTGTCTACTATAATTTCCATTTAGCATGTTGATTACCTCTTCCCTTACTTTATCTAAGTCTATTCCCATTCCTTTAAGTATAACTGCAGCAACACCCTCTGTCTCTTTCATTAATCCTAGAAGAAGATGCTCTGTTCCTATATAGTTATGTCCCAAATCCCTTGCTTCTACAAAGCTTAGTTCAAATACTCTTTTTGTTCTAGGAGTATATCCTTGAACTTCTCCACCTTGATTACCATATCCAATTATATTTATAACGAAATTTCTAACAGTTTCTAAGTTAACTCCCATATTTGTAAGAACATTTGCAGCAATTCCATCCTTCTCTCTAATTAAGCCCAATAGTAAATGCTCTGTACCTACATAATTATGTGCCAACTGTCTAGCTTCTTCTTGTGCTAGGTAAATGGCTTTTTGTGCTCTTTCAGTAAATCTACCAAACATAGACATATGCATCCCTCCTACATCTTGATCTTTTCTCTGATTATCTCTGATCTTTTTATATCCCTTTCAGTAACAGTCAATTCATGTTCTGACTTGTTTTGTATGTTTGCAGGCTGAGTCTCTATCATGAGATTATTGATAGTGTTTAAGTCCACACCTTTTAAAATGCCCATATTAATTCCCAATCTGACATTAGATAATAACTCCATGCTCTCTTTAGAAGAAATTATCCTAGAATTTTGTAGTATACCAAGTGATCTAAACACCTTGTCTTCAATTTCAACTTTTCTATTATTTAAGAGGCTTAGCATGGCATATCTTTCTTTTGTAATTATTTGAAGGACAATACCTCTAAGCTTCCCCATTATGTCTTCTTCACTTTCTCCCAGTGTAGTTTGATTAGATATTTGGAATAGGTTGCCTAGAGCACTACTACCTTCACCATAGAGCCCTCTAACTGTTAGACCTATTTGACTAACCGCTTGAAGAACTTGATTTATATAACCTGTTAATACAAGGCCTGGTAAGTGCACCATTACTGATGCCCTGAGACCTGTTCCTAGATTAGTTGGGCAGCATGTCATATAGCCATATCTTTCATCAAAGCCATATCTAATACTAGATTCTAGTATATCGTCTATTTCATTACCTATCTTCCAACCTTCCTCAATATTAAGTCCAGGAAGTAGTACTTGGATTCTTATATGATCCTCTTCATTCATCATAATAGTGACTCTTTCATCTTTTCTCAGCAAAAATGCACTTAAGTTAGGTTTTTCTAATAAACTTGGACTTATTATATGTTTTTCCACATATATACTTCTTTGCAGTGGAGATAATTTCTCTATTTCATATAATTCAAAATCATTGTCTGTATTATCAGTAATTATTGCATCTTTGACACTTTCTATTACCTTTTTTGCTTCTGGTACAGTCATTAAATGTGGAAATCTAATATCTTCCATATTTCTAGCAAGTCTTACTCTACTACTTAGGACTACATCCTTTTCTTTTCCTTCTCCTTCTAACCAGCTAATCATATCAATCACTGCTCCTCTCAAGTTTCATTTGAATATCTTTTATTCTATCTCTCAACTGAGCAGCTTTTTCAAACTCTTCTTTATTTACAGCTAAATCTAATTCCATTTTTAGTTTATCAATCATTTTCTTTGCATTAATATTTTTACCAGCTTTTTTCGGAATCTTTCCAGCATGAGAATCATGACCATGAATATTTTTGATTAAAGGAACTAGTTTTTCTCTAAAGGTGGCATAACATTTACTACAGCCAAACTTACCTATTTGTCTAAACTTCCCATATGTTAATCCGCAGTTATCACAGGCTAATGACTTAATCTGTTCAATCTTTATAGGCCCGTCATATGAGCTATCAATAAGCCCAGCCAAAATATTTTGTATGGAAAATGATGTGTCAAAACTAAAACTATTGTTCTTTTTAGCACACTCTTCACACAAATGTGATTCGGTTACATTATTATTGACTATTTTTTTCATGTGAACAGTCGCATGATTTTTTCCACATTCTTCACAAAGCATTTTCTTCCCTCCCATATCTTATTTTAATAATACAAGCAGCATATTTTTTAGTATATCCGCTCTAATAACATTTTTGTCACAGTTTACACTATTTAAAGTTCTATCGGAAAGAACGACCTTCATAATATTGTATTCTCTTTCAGTAATAATATCTTCCTCAAGAAAACTCTCAATTATTCCATATGCTTTGGACTTAGTTATAGAGTCTCCTATTATGTTTAGTATGAGATCTTGTATATATTTATCCCTATTAATATTTACTTTTACAATCTTTATATACCCTCCACCACCTCTTCTACTCTCAATAAAATAGCCTTTATCTGATGAAAACCTCGTAGTTAATACATAGTTTATTTGAGACGGGGCACAATCAAAATACTGTGCCAATTCATTCCTTTGTATCTCAACAACTCCATTATTAGCGTCTTCTAACAGTTTCTTAATAAAATCTTCTATTAGGTTACTTAATTTTGACATTGCTTCACTCCTTCTCTGACTTTGACTTTCTTTGTCCTTAATAATATTTTATCCTATTTTTAATTTTTTTCAATATTTATTTTGATTATTCACCAGAATTAGTACAGGAGCGCTACATGTAGCGCTCCTGTACTAATTCTAGCTTTATTCTTTTTCTGCCTTTGCTTCAGCTATTATTTTTTCACTTATATGTGGAGGTACTTCCTCGTATCTAGCAAATTCCATTCTAAAACTTCCTCTTGCCTGAGTCATTGACCTTAGGTCTATAGCATATTTGAACATTTCAGTTTGTGGAGCTTCAGCAGTTACAAGCTGATTTCCATCTTCCTGCTGCTCCATACCTAATATTCTACCTCTTCTCTTGTTCATATCTCCCATTATATCTCCCATATACTCCTCAGGAACAAGTATTTCGACCTTAACAATTGGTTCTAATAACACTGGCTTTGCCTGCTCCATTCCTTTCTTAAATGCAAGTGAAGCAGCAATTTTAAATGCCATTTCATTTGAATCAACAGGATGATATGAACCATCAAATAGTACTGCTTTCATATTAACTACAGGATATCCCGCAAGAACACCTTTTTCAATAGACTCTCTTAGCCCTTTTTCAACTGCTGGAATATATTGTTTAGGCACTGCTCCTCCAAATATCTCTTCACCAAATTCAAAGTCTAATTGTGAAGGCTCAAATCTTATATGAACATCACCATACTGTCCTGCACCACCAGACTGTTTCTTATGCTTTCCTTGAACACTTGACGTACCTTTTATAGTCTCCCTATACGCAACTTTTGGCTCCTTCAATTCTACATCAACACCAAATATATTCTTCAACTTGTTAGTAATAACTGCAAGCTGCATGTTTCCTTGACCACCTATTAGCAGTTGCTTTGTCTCTGTATTTCTTTGAACTATAAATGTAGGATCTTCTTCTGTCATTCTTTGAAGCGAAGAACCTATCTTTTCCTCATCACCTTTAGCTTTAGGCTCTACTGCTAAGAATAAACATGGCTCTGGATATTTAATTTTTTCATACTCTATAGGAGCATTTTTATCACAAAGTGTATCACCAGTCTCTGCAAATTGAAGCTTAGCTGTAGCTCCTATATCTCCCGCAACTAGTTGATTAACTTCTATTTGATTTTTACCTCTTAATAAGAATAGGCTACCTATCCTTTCTGTTTCGTCTTTATTCACATTTAATATATCCATATCTTTTACTAGTTTTCCTGAACATACGTTAAACAATGAAATCTTGCCCACAAATGGGTCCACTATAGTCTTAAATACAAATGCTGAAAACGCTTCGCTCTTGTCTATTTTTCTTTGAATCTTGTCTGTTGTGCCTGGTTTAACTCCTTCATAAACACCAATATCACTTGGTGAAGGTAAGTAAGCACTTATCACGTCAAGTAGAGTATGAATTCCAATATTATTTTGAGCAGAACCTATAATAACTGGCACTAAGTCGCAACTTATAACTCCCTTCCTAAGCCCAGCATGAATCTCTTCGGCTGTAAAAGCTTCACCTTCAAAGTATTTTTCCATTAATACTTCATCTGCTTCTGCTACTGACTCCATAAGCATCTCTCTAAGTGGTTCTATAGTGCTTTCCATACCATCTGGAACCGGTGCGTCTACACAGTCTTTTCCATTGTATACCCTACCAACTAAATCAACTATATTAACAAATCCCTTAAAGGAATCTGATTCGCCTATTGGAACTGCAAAAGGTACTATTTTATTTCCAAACTTGTCTCTAAGCTCATTAATAAGCTTATCATAGTTAATATTTTCCTTATCCATCTTATTTAGAAAAATAATTTTTGGCTTATTAGCTTTCTCTGTGTAACTCCAAGCCTTCTCAAAGCCTACTTCAATTCCTGATGATGCATCTGCAACTAGTACTGCACCTGATGACACTCTTAAAGCACTGTTCACTTCTCCTACAAAATCAAAATATCCTGGAGTATCTAAAATATTGTATTTCGAATCCTTCCATTCCACAGGGATTATAGAAGTTCCTATAGAAAATTGTCTTGCAATCTCCTCTTTGTCATAGTCGGAAGTAGTATTTCCATCTTCTACTCTACCCTTTCTCTTAGTAACTCCTGCTGCAAATAATATGGCTTCTGTTAATGTAGTTTTACCACAACCTCCATGACCTAAAAAAGCTACGTTTCTTATTTTGTCAGTTTGATATTCCTTCATCTAACTTCCCCCTTGCATGATTATAATTTTGACTTTTTCAGACAATTGTTAATATTTATAATTCTACACATATTTTTAAATACCTTCTTTTTTATTTTTTTAATATCATTAACTTTTATTACTTTCATATAGAAAATATCCCCATTTTCTTCATTTTTATTCTAAAATTTTTTTATTTTTAAGCAAGAAGAAAAGAGAAAAATCATTGATTTAATTTTTTAATTGATAATTGTAAATACTTAAACGGCTTTCTACAGGAACAAGAATGTATTTTTGTATACAAGCTTCATTAAATCAACTAAAAAAGTTTAGAAATGACATAGAACAAAGGCTAATTTTGATAAATCAATTTAAAGCAAATATATGTCAAGAACAATAATTAGCTTTATAGGTCTCTTATGATTGTTTGTCTATTTCATCTTGTTAATAAAATGAAATATCTAGAAAAACTTTTTCATAGTTATGTTATAATTATATTTAAATAAAACAAATTACTTTATTTATTAAAGGGGGCGTTGTATTTGTCAATCCAATTTAGAGAAGAGTTAGCTAATTTAAGTCCTTATAAGCCAGGTAGACCTATAGACGACGTAAAAAGAGAATATGGGCTACAAGATGTAATTAAGCTTGCATCAAATGAAAACCCGTTTGGTTGCTCTCCAAAAGCAATCGAGGCAATTAAAAATTCTTTGAATAACCTAGGTTTATATCCAGATGGCAACTGCACATTATTGAAAGAAGCTCTTTCAAAAAAACTAAACATTAGTGTCAATAATATAATCTTAAGTAGTGGTCTAGATGAAATGATGGACCTATTAGCTAAAACCTTCTTCAACAAAGGCGATGAAGCAATAATGGCTGATATTACTTTCCCTAGATACATAGCTACTACAATGATGATGGGAGCAAAGCCTGTTATAGTACCTTTAGTTAATTGGACTTATGACCTTAATGGAATACTTAATGCTATAACAGAAAAAACAAAGCTTATTTGGTTATGTAACCC from Proteiniborus sp. DW1 includes these protein-coding regions:
- a CDS encoding protein arginine kinase; protein product: MISWLEGEGKEKDVVLSSRVRLARNMEDIRFPHLMTVPEAKKVIESVKDAIITDNTDNDFELYEIEKLSPLQRSIYVEKHIISPSLLEKPNLSAFLLRKDERVTIMMNEEDHIRIQVLLPGLNIEEGWKIGNEIDDILESSIRYGFDERYGYMTCCPTNLGTGLRASVMVHLPGLVLTGYINQVLQAVSQIGLTVRGLYGEGSSALGNLFQISNQTTLGESEEDIMGKLRGIVLQIITKERYAMLSLLNNRKVEIEDKVFRSLGILQNSRIISSKESMELLSNVRLGINMGILKGVDLNTINNLMIETQPANIQNKSEHELTVTERDIKRSEIIREKIKM
- a CDS encoding UvrB/UvrC motif-containing protein yields the protein MLCEECGKNHATVHMKKIVNNNVTESHLCEECAKKNNSFSFDTSFSIQNILAGLIDSSYDGPIKIEQIKSLACDNCGLTYGKFRQIGKFGCSKCYATFREKLVPLIKNIHGHDSHAGKIPKKAGKNINAKKMIDKLKMELDLAVNKEEFEKAAQLRDRIKDIQMKLERSSD
- a CDS encoding CtsR family transcriptional regulator, whose translation is MSKLSNLIEDFIKKLLEDANNGVVEIQRNELAQYFDCAPSQINYVLTTRFSSDKGYFIESRRGGGGYIKIVKVNINRDKYIQDLILNIIGDSITKSKAYGIIESFLEEDIITEREYNIMKVVLSDRTLNSVNCDKNVIRADILKNMLLVLLK
- the fusA gene encoding elongation factor G; its protein translation is MKEYQTDKIRNVAFLGHGGCGKTTLTEAILFAAGVTKRKGRVEDGNTTSDYDKEEIARQFSIGTSIIPVEWKDSKYNILDTPGYFDFVGEVNSALRVSSGAVLVADASSGIEVGFEKAWSYTEKANKPKIIFLNKMDKENINYDKLINELRDKFGNKIVPFAVPIGESDSFKGFVNIVDLVGRVYNGKDCVDAPVPDGMESTIEPLREMLMESVAEADEVLMEKYFEGEAFTAEEIHAGLRKGVISCDLVPVIIGSAQNNIGIHTLLDVISAYLPSPSDIGVYEGVKPGTTDKIQRKIDKSEAFSAFVFKTIVDPFVGKISLFNVCSGKLVKDMDILNVNKDETERIGSLFLLRGKNQIEVNQLVAGDIGATAKLQFAETGDTLCDKNAPIEYEKIKYPEPCLFLAVEPKAKGDEEKIGSSLQRMTEEDPTFIVQRNTETKQLLIGGQGNMQLAVITNKLKNIFGVDVELKEPKVAYRETIKGTSSVQGKHKKQSGGAGQYGDVHIRFEPSQLDFEFGEEIFGGAVPKQYIPAVEKGLRESIEKGVLAGYPVVNMKAVLFDGSYHPVDSNEMAFKIAASLAFKKGMEQAKPVLLEPIVKVEILVPEEYMGDIMGDMNKRRGRILGMEQQEDGNQLVTAEAPQTEMFKYAIDLRSMTQARGSFRMEFARYEEVPPHISEKIIAEAKAEKE